One Pyrofollis japonicus DNA window includes the following coding sequences:
- a CDS encoding serine protein kinase RIO, which produces MAAYEVMRRLKLDRFAGVVSAGKEARVYRAVGRDGTEYAVKIYLTVTAEFRKSIYKYLLGDPRFQNVDVSNTKKLFAAWARKEFRNLKRMYEAGASVPKPYLVHQNIIVMEFIGRNGLRAPLLHEIQNDLLPNEAKDVFIQVIENYRRIYCCARLVHADLSEYNIMLLDSKVYIIDVAQAVSLEHPNANTFLENDARNISRFFSKLGVEEAKDKNRILAEITSCEKTVCPKQQSR; this is translated from the coding sequence ATGGCAGCTTACGAGGTAATGCGGAGACTAAAACTTGACAGATTTGCAGGGGTAGTTAGTGCTGGGAAAGAGGCGAGGGTTTATAGAGCCGTAGGAAGGGATGGAACAGAATATGCCGTGAAGATATACTTGACCGTTACTGCCGAGTTTCGTAAAAGTATCTACAAGTATCTTTTAGGCGATCCACGGTTCCAGAACGTTGACGTAAGCAATACGAAGAAGCTCTTTGCTGCCTGGGCTCGGAAGGAATTCAGAAACCTTAAACGAATGTACGAAGCTGGGGCAAGTGTCCCCAAACCATACCTCGTGCACCAAAATATAATAGTAATGGAGTTCATCGGCCGTAATGGGCTACGCGCACCCCTCCTCCACGAGATACAAAATGATCTATTACCCAATGAGGCGAAGGATGTTTTCATACAAGTTATAGAGAATTACCGCCGTATCTATTGTTGTGCACGACTAGTTCATGCAGACCTCAGTGAATACAATATCATGCTACTTGACAGTAAGGTATATATAATAGATGTTGCGCAGGCCGTCAGCCTTGAACATCCAAATGCCAATACGTTTCTCGAGAACGATGCACGTAATATATCCAGATTTTTCTCGAAACTCGGCGTTGAAGAGGCCAAGGACAAGAACCGCATCCTAGCAGAAATAACGAGCTGCGAAAAAACAGTATGTCCTAAACAGCAGAGCCGCTAA
- a CDS encoding cyclic 2,3-diphosphoglycerate synthase: protein MARKKRVIIMGAGGRDFHVFNMLFRNNPDYEVVAFTATQIPGIEWSRYPPSLAGPLYPDGIPIYPEEWLPKLVKDFDVDEVILAYSDLTYEEVGHKLSMVLATGADFRIVGPRDTMIPSFRPVLAVTAVKTGAGKSTVSRALVREIKSRNLVPAVVRHPMAYGDLEAKNLIVIKSREDITKYPLTIEEREEYEPYIELGVPVLAGVDYGLVVREAEKLGDIVLWDGGNNDWPFIKPDLWIVVADALRPGLEASAFPGEVNVRAADIAIITKASEAGPENVKKVKENLLKLNPRLEIAVADLEVTVTNPEQVKGKKVVVVEDSPTVTHGGAPYAAGYVAAKKYGAEIVDPKPYAVGVIKEMYETYKHMGPVVPSTGYTEKQLRDLEETLRRVPADVIIIASPARIENMIKLDKPYVRVNYELKVLEGPTPKDIVDKLLEKHPLPSH, encoded by the coding sequence CGTCTTCAACATGCTGTTCCGCAACAATCCTGACTACGAGGTAGTAGCCTTCACGGCAACACAGATACCAGGAATAGAGTGGAGCCGTTATCCCCCAAGCCTTGCTGGCCCACTTTATCCTGATGGAATACCCATTTATCCGGAGGAGTGGCTGCCCAAGCTCGTCAAAGACTTTGACGTGGACGAGGTCATACTGGCATATAGCGACTTGACTTACGAGGAGGTCGGGCATAAGCTAAGCATGGTCCTAGCAACTGGCGCCGATTTCAGAATAGTTGGGCCGCGTGACACGATGATACCAAGCTTTAGGCCAGTACTAGCAGTAACGGCCGTCAAGACAGGAGCTGGCAAGAGTACAGTGTCCCGCGCGCTCGTCCGCGAAATCAAGTCCCGAAACCTAGTACCTGCCGTAGTAAGACACCCAATGGCCTATGGTGACCTAGAGGCAAAGAACCTTATAGTGATAAAGAGTCGCGAAGACATAACAAAGTACCCATTAACTATAGAGGAGCGCGAAGAGTATGAGCCCTATATAGAGCTGGGTGTACCCGTTCTAGCAGGCGTGGACTACGGCCTAGTCGTGCGCGAGGCCGAGAAGCTAGGAGACATAGTACTATGGGATGGCGGCAACAATGACTGGCCATTCATAAAGCCAGACCTATGGATAGTAGTCGCTGACGCCCTAAGACCAGGCCTTGAAGCTTCAGCTTTCCCAGGCGAGGTAAACGTGAGAGCAGCAGACATAGCGATCATAACAAAGGCTAGCGAGGCTGGGCCAGAAAACGTCAAGAAGGTAAAGGAGAACTTGCTAAAACTAAACCCCAGGCTTGAAATAGCCGTAGCTGATCTAGAGGTAACTGTCACTAATCCCGAACAAGTAAAGGGTAAGAAAGTAGTGGTTGTTGAAGACTCGCCAACAGTGACGCATGGCGGTGCACCCTACGCAGCCGGATACGTGGCGGCAAAGAAGTATGGCGCTGAAATAGTGGATCCAAAGCCATACGCCGTCGGCGTGATAAAGGAAATGTATGAGACCTACAAACACATGGGCCCAGTAGTACCATCAACAGGGTACACCGAGAAGCAGCTAAGAGACCTTGAAGAAACGCTGAGAAGAGTACCAGCTGACGTAATCATAATAGCCAGTCCCGCCAGAATAGAGAACATGATTAAGCTAGACAAGCCATACGTCCGCGTAAACTATGAGCTAAAAGTGCTAGAAGGACCAACACCTAAAGACATAGTAGACAAGCTATTAGAAAAACACCCGCTACCAAGCCACTGA
- a CDS encoding translation initiation factor aIF-1A: MALAKKKRRGQEEESKKELLLPNPEEGTMLCVIIKLLGADHVLLRCQDGVERKARIKGSMRRRVWMREGDIVLAAPWDFKPDRADIIHRYTRDEVKRLVEMGLVPEELLEIAEEYS, from the coding sequence TTGGCCCTGGCGAAGAAGAAGCGCCGAGGTCAAGAAGAAGAGAGCAAAAAAGAACTACTCTTACCCAACCCAGAAGAAGGCACAATGCTATGCGTAATAATTAAACTCCTAGGTGCTGACCATGTCCTGCTTAGATGCCAAGACGGTGTTGAGCGAAAAGCTAGAATCAAGGGAAGCATGAGAAGGCGCGTGTGGATGAGAGAGGGAGACATCGTTCTAGCAGCACCATGGGACTTTAAACCCGATAGGGCAGACATCATACACCGTTACACAAGGGACGAGGTCAAAAGACTAGTAGAAATGGGACTAGTACCGGAAGAACTGCTCGAAATAGCCGAGGAATACTCATAG
- the dcd gene encoding dCTP deaminase, translating to MILSDRDIAWYIEKGLLRIDPLLDDTIRENGVDLHLGDEFCRFNSKASELDTKKPFDKQKYYICRKALPDKGITINPYEHVLATTHETVCLPDDLVGLVNVRSTFARLGLFVPPTVIDAGFCGQVTIEIIGSAYPIRLYPGQRFLHVLFVKTTSPVAKPYSGKYQGQRGVTPPKLDPK from the coding sequence ATGATATTATCGGATCGTGATATTGCATGGTATATAGAGAAGGGCTTGCTGCGAATAGACCCCTTGCTAGATGACACCATACGTGAAAATGGAGTTGATCTCCACCTAGGCGACGAGTTTTGCCGATTTAACAGTAAGGCTTCCGAACTAGATACGAAAAAGCCCTTTGATAAACAAAAATACTATATATGTCGAAAGGCATTACCCGACAAAGGAATAACCATCAATCCCTACGAGCACGTACTTGCAACAACCCATGAAACAGTTTGCCTACCTGACGACCTTGTTGGCCTAGTTAATGTGCGTAGTACATTTGCCCGTCTCGGCCTCTTCGTTCCTCCAACCGTAATCGATGCCGGATTCTGCGGCCAAGTAACAATCGAGATCATTGGTTCTGCATACCCTATACGCCTGTATCCCGGACAACGATTCCTACATGTACTCTTTGTCAAAACAACGAGCCCGGTAGCAAAACCTTACAGTGGAAAATATCAAGGCCAGAGGGGGGTAACTCCGCCAAAGCTTGACCCCAAATAG
- a CDS encoding DMT family transporter — translation MKRIYYNTNSSTKWFLYAASAALLWGTIGIAFKIALNNGAHEEWLIVGRPLVSALVSVIAIVLGYGKPGKWSVLIGFSALGPLFIVYPKAVELVGAAIASILLYTAPIWVTVLEPVMLRENPSIIGMVSVILGFLGTLLIASPESAQLSFKGILLGIGSGLSYAFYMLLARLGSSRGASTYELSVHSTLFATLEALVIIRPSRMPSIVDVCGAIYLGVFTMVLPYILHVRALQRARAHRVAIASLLEPLSATILAYIVLGERLTLQQIAGSALILLSAAMILGEEISTSVNRKTQ, via the coding sequence TTGAAACGAATTTACTACAACACGAATAGCTCAACAAAATGGTTTCTCTATGCTGCTAGTGCAGCCCTCCTTTGGGGCACGATTGGTATAGCTTTCAAAATAGCTCTTAATAATGGAGCACACGAAGAATGGCTAATAGTTGGCCGCCCTCTGGTTAGCGCACTCGTCTCGGTAATTGCAATAGTTCTTGGATACGGAAAACCAGGAAAATGGAGTGTCCTCATCGGGTTTAGCGCCCTAGGCCCTCTGTTCATAGTTTACCCTAAGGCCGTTGAGCTTGTAGGTGCAGCAATCGCATCAATACTTCTCTATACAGCTCCAATATGGGTCACGGTTCTAGAGCCAGTAATGCTCCGGGAAAACCCCTCAATTATCGGCATGGTGTCGGTTATACTTGGTTTTCTAGGGACATTGCTAATAGCTTCTCCTGAGTCAGCGCAGCTGTCTTTTAAGGGAATATTACTAGGCATTGGTTCAGGATTATCCTACGCATTCTACATGTTATTGGCAAGGCTTGGTTCAAGTAGAGGAGCTAGTACCTATGAATTGAGCGTACATAGCACGCTCTTTGCGACTCTCGAGGCGCTGGTAATTATTCGTCCATCCCGTATGCCTAGTATAGTTGATGTGTGCGGTGCAATCTACTTAGGAGTATTTACAATGGTTTTGCCCTACATTTTACACGTAAGGGCTCTGCAGCGGGCTAGGGCACATCGTGTTGCTATCGCATCTCTTCTTGAACCTTTATCTGCAACGATACTTGCTTATATTGTGCTTGGTGAACGGCTTACTTTACAACAGATAGCGGGATCGGCATTGATACTCTTATCGGCGGCTATGATTCTAGGTGAAGAAATAAGCACTAGTGTCAATAGAAAGACTCAATGA
- a CDS encoding O-methyltransferase, translating to MRINVHDRELLEYIRKVYGLSQRMGIPSIEEEDGVAIASAAFAYASSGRSLEIVAVDAGAGIGYSTLWLILGLKPFCSEARCKVIAVESNRTYASIAEDVLVKAPRGGIDIEVVRDDAVKYVNEFPDEYIDIIFVDIYKEQYVSIIDILSTKLKKGGIAMFHNAYIPRPPTTFFKKASSRPWISTIVPTSLGILMASRQE from the coding sequence TTGCGTATCAATGTCCATGATCGCGAACTCCTAGAGTATATTAGGAAGGTATACGGGCTTAGCCAACGAATGGGAATTCCATCTATCGAGGAAGAAGACGGTGTTGCTATAGCCTCGGCTGCTTTCGCATATGCTTCGTCAGGAAGAAGCCTAGAAATCGTTGCCGTGGATGCGGGTGCAGGAATAGGTTATTCGACTCTCTGGCTTATCTTAGGTCTTAAGCCCTTCTGTAGTGAAGCAAGGTGTAAGGTGATCGCAGTCGAGTCAAATCGTACATATGCATCTATAGCCGAGGACGTGCTTGTGAAGGCTCCGCGAGGGGGAATAGATATAGAAGTTGTTAGAGACGATGCTGTCAAGTACGTGAACGAATTTCCGGATGAATATATTGATATTATCTTCGTAGATATTTATAAGGAACAATATGTGAGTATAATCGACATATTGAGCACCAAGCTAAAGAAAGGAGGAATAGCAATGTTTCACAACGCCTATATTCCTAGGCCTCCTACGACCTTCTTCAAAAAAGCCTCATCAAGGCCGTGGATATCAACAATAGTGCCTACTAGCCTTGGTATATTAATGGCATCGAGGCAAGAATAA
- the modD gene encoding ModD protein, translated as MCNLFIHYPASLIDEWIKEDIPFADLTTSILGLVKKQSRAKIITREPITVCGLQEAARVYEHLGASVKPIVAEGEQVEAGTTLMIAEGTAGSLHAAWRVAQSFIAIGSAIASYTRSLVKRAKQVNPNIIIAVARKAPPGLRHLYYHCVLCGGASLHRVGISDSFLAFPNHTRLLGGIHSLIEVIRERRDLIGERRVVVEVETIEEAIAAAKSGVIDEVQLDHMDPVELEKVVKIIKSINPNVRVAIGGGINADNIADYASTGVDVIVTSAPYWVKPANITTIIEPLNNAETM; from the coding sequence ATGTGCAACCTCTTCATACATTACCCGGCGAGCCTTATTGATGAGTGGATTAAGGAAGACATACCCTTTGCAGATCTAACTACCAGTATACTAGGTTTGGTCAAAAAACAGTCTCGTGCAAAAATAATTACGAGAGAACCCATTACTGTCTGTGGGCTCCAAGAAGCAGCAAGAGTTTATGAACACCTAGGTGCAAGTGTAAAACCAATAGTCGCTGAAGGCGAGCAAGTTGAAGCTGGTACAACGCTCATGATTGCTGAAGGCACGGCGGGCTCGCTTCACGCGGCTTGGAGAGTGGCTCAGTCCTTTATAGCCATAGGCTCAGCCATCGCATCATACACTCGTAGCTTAGTTAAGAGGGCGAAACAAGTCAACCCAAACATTATAATAGCTGTTGCAAGAAAAGCGCCGCCGGGCTTACGCCATCTCTATTATCACTGTGTTCTGTGCGGCGGCGCAAGTCTACATCGTGTAGGTATAAGTGATAGTTTCTTAGCATTTCCAAATCATACTAGGCTTTTAGGCGGGATCCATAGTCTTATTGAAGTAATTAGAGAGCGAAGAGACTTGATAGGGGAGAGAAGAGTCGTAGTAGAAGTTGAGACAATCGAAGAAGCCATAGCGGCCGCAAAAAGCGGTGTAATTGACGAGGTGCAACTCGATCATATGGATCCCGTAGAGCTTGAAAAAGTGGTAAAGATTATTAAATCAATTAACCCCAATGTCCGTGTCGCAATAGGTGGCGGGATTAATGCAGACAATATAGCTGATTATGCATCTACCGGCGTTGACGTTATTGTAACAAGTGCTCCTTACTGGGTAAAACCAGCCAATATAACAACAATAATAGAGCCGTTGAATAACGCTGAAACAATGTAG
- a CDS encoding KH domain-containing protein has protein sequence MSEEEASKITNTQSVLRPSLRLYAKLPPERIGVLIGEGGKVKTEVMKRTRTRITVDSTTGMVIIEPEAPDVKPIMVMKAQEFVKAIAYGFSPERAMRVLDEDQILVVIDLKQHVGDSPNHLQRVKGRIIGEKGKARKTIEEMTGTYISVYDHYVAIIGDYETANIAKQAIEMLIQGRQHSTVYRFLERAMFTLRRERMTRLWEKPYP, from the coding sequence ATGAGCGAGGAAGAGGCAAGCAAGATTACGAATACGCAATCAGTTCTAAGACCATCTCTCCGACTCTACGCCAAGCTCCCACCCGAAAGGATAGGCGTGCTCATCGGCGAAGGAGGAAAAGTGAAGACAGAAGTAATGAAGCGAACAAGGACTAGGATAACCGTTGACAGCACTACTGGAATGGTTATCATTGAGCCAGAAGCTCCTGACGTGAAACCAATAATGGTTATGAAGGCTCAAGAGTTTGTCAAGGCAATAGCCTATGGATTTAGCCCAGAAAGAGCTATGCGCGTTCTCGATGAAGATCAGATACTTGTAGTAATAGACTTGAAGCAACATGTTGGAGACAGCCCTAACCATCTTCAAAGAGTAAAGGGAAGAATAATTGGCGAGAAAGGAAAAGCTAGAAAAACAATTGAAGAAATGACTGGCACATACATCTCCGTCTACGATCACTATGTAGCAATAATAGGTGACTACGAGACTGCAAATATAGCAAAACAAGCAATAGAGATGCTGATACAAGGTAGACAACATAGCACGGTTTATCGCTTCCTGGAAAGAGCGATGTTCACGCTCAGAAGAGAGCGCATGACAAGACTATGGGAAAAACCTTATCCCTAA